From a single Rutidosis leptorrhynchoides isolate AG116_Rl617_1_P2 chromosome 5, CSIRO_AGI_Rlap_v1, whole genome shotgun sequence genomic region:
- the LOC139850092 gene encoding uncharacterized protein — translation MDLVIRGRVGRRARVVQHRILWKNLHGAKAETFRATVTDRLSVEGDNVAPTDVDQLWNRMASTIREVAKEALGVALGTSRAHKSSRESWWLSDDVQTKVALKQTRFRELITFGEGTPAERTRVEERYKEAKREAKKVVAIAKDKAYEDLYRKLDSKDGANDIYRIAKSRERRGRDLVNVKYIKDEAGQSIVREDLIRKR, via the coding sequence ATGGACCTAGTCATCCGGGGAAGAGTTGGCAGAAGGGCCAGGGTTGTGCAACATAGAATCCTTTGGAAGAATCTACATGGAGCGAAGGCAGAGACTTTTAGAGCGACCGTGACTGATAGATTGAGTGTAGAAGGGGATAACGTAGCCCCTACTGACGTAGACCAGTTATGGAACCGCATGGCGTCCACTATCAGGGAGGTGGCAAAAGAAGCTTTAGGGGTGGCATTAGGGACGTCGAGAGCCCATAAGAGTAGTAGAGAGTCATGGTGGCTTAGTGACGATGTCCAAACGAAAGTCGCGTTAAAGCAGACtaggtttagggagctcattactTTTGGGGAAGGGACACCTGCAGAGAGAACTAGGGTAGAAGAAagatataaagaagctaaaagagaagcaAAGAAGGTCGTAGCAATTGCAAAAGACAAAGCTTATGAAGATTTATATAGGAAACTAGACTCTAAAGATGGAGCCAATGACATATATAGAATAGCTAAATCTAGGGAGCGAAGAGGTAGGGACTTAGTTAACGTCAAATATATCAAGGATGAAGCAGGTCAAAGTATAGTAAGAGAAGACCTTATTAGGAAAAGATAG
- the LOC139850093 gene encoding uncharacterized protein → MSVSLIIKEETFTVISTYAPHAGLSDAEKKSFWELLDEVVRGCPADHRLIIGGDLNGHIGAEAEGYEGAHGGFGFGPRNEEGSSILEFAIAHELVVANSFFRKRDAQLATFHSGGRRTQIDFFLL, encoded by the coding sequence atgtcggttagtcTAATTATTAAGGAGGAGACTTTCACGGTCATTAGCACATACGCACCTCATGCGGGTTTAAGTGATGCGGAAAAGAAGAGTTTTTGGGAATTGTTAGATGAGGTAGTGAGGGGGTGCCCAGCGGATCATCGACTGATTATAGGGGGTGATCTGAATGGACACATAGGAGCGGAGGCAGAAGGTTACGAGGGAGCCCATGGGGGCTTTGGGTTTGGTCCTAGAAACGAAGAAGGGAGCTCAATTCTTGAGTTTGCCATTGCCCACGAGTTGGTTGTAGCAAACTCTTTCTTCAGGAAGAGGGATGCTCAGTTAGCCACTTTTCATAGCGGGGGTCGTCGCACACAGATTGACTTTTTTCTCCTTTAA
- the LOC139847618 gene encoding uncharacterized protein has protein sequence MSTLAVKPPRKFPPPCWTRDEALVLIEAYRERWYALHRAFLRNPDWDAVAEKVTTSCPDVTPPKTSAQCRHKMEKLRQRHRAEKQRASAFPGGRFFSSWFYFEAMEAMESGPNSEPGNGNSSNQEIKKGVESGSDHQVLNPGRGIRFKPSAVQNLVTLAANSPNHHTPNFDSRFSNQIPPNSLYLTNWENSNQEEDNEDGYLVDPTTDYKHHKNSPYSGGIRMKPPVSEPAPRKFSKVVHDHEVDDDGEMWVKVPRTNTNTFQGNYQNENNNRNSNSNQGKKRGNDDGINEVVSSIKLLGDGFMKMEKMKIEMAREIERMRMETEMKRNQLILESQKQIVDAFLKGMIESRKQPKSEDM, from the coding sequence ATGTCCACCCTCGCCGTCAAACCTCCCCGGAAGTTTCCGCCACCGTGCTGGACACGTGATGAAGCTCTTGTTTTGATTGAAGCGTACCGTGAACGATGGTACGCCCTTCACCGCGCGTTTCTTAGAAACCCCGATTGGGATGCCGTTGCTGAAAAGGTAACAACGTCATGCCCTGACGTCACGCCGCCGAAAACTTCCGCCCAGTGCCGCCACAAGATGGAAAAACTCCGGCAACGTCACCGGGCTGAGAAACAACGAGCGTCGGCCTTTCCTGGTGGTCGGTTTTTTTCATCTTGGTTTTATTTTGAAGCGATGGAAGCCATGGAAAGCGGACCCAATTCCGAACCCGGAAATGGAAATTCAAGTAATCAAGAAATCAAGAAAGGTGTTGAATCAGGGTCGGATCATCAGGTGTTGAATCCGGGTCGTGGGATTCGGTTTAAACCTTCAGCTGTTCAAAATTTGGTAACTTTAGCTGCTAATTCCCCAAATCATCACACCCCTAATTTTGATTCAAGGTTTTCAAATCAAATTCCGCCCAATTCTTTGTATTTGACCAATTGGGAGAATTCGAATCAAGAAGAGGATAATGAAGATGGGTATCTTGTGGACCCCACAACTGATTACAAACATCATAAGAATTCGCCGTATTCTGGTGGGATTCGGATGAAACCGCCTGTTTCTGAGCCTGCTCCAAGAAAATTCAGCAAGGTGGTTCATGATCATgaagttgatgatgatggtgaaatGTGGGTTAAAGTGCCTAGGACGAATACAAATACGTTTCAAGGGAATTATCAGAATGAGAATAATAATAGAAACTCGAATTCGAATCAGGGGAAGAAGAGAGGGAATGATGATGGGATTAATGAAGTGGTTTCGTCGATTAAGTTATTGGGAGACGGGTTTATGAAGATGGAAAAAATGAAAATTGAAATGGCTCGTGAGATCGAGAGAATGCGAATGGAAACAGAGATGAAACGGAATCAATTGATCTTGGAATCGCAGAAACAGATTGTTGATGCGTTCTTAAAAGGTATGATCGAGAGTAGAAAGCAGCCAAAATCTGAAGATATGTAA
- the LOC139846517 gene encoding cationic amino acid transporter 6, chloroplastic-like: MANINHNNQTHIYCLTTYFQTLSKTPQRLKKRVLATWTPDQELNQTRLRSGADMKRKLTWYDLIALGVGGMLGVGVFVTTGPVARDKSGPAVLVSYIIAGISALFSSLCYTEFSIQVPVAGGAFSYLRVTFGEFVGYFAGANILMEYVLSNAAIARSFTEYLCTTVGQEDPNAWRIEVNGLMKGYNMLDFPAVALIVLLTLSLCRSTKESSILNIIMTIFHVVFFGFIIIAGICYGKTENLIQPAGLAPYGAKGVIDGAAIVYFSYIGYDSVSTMAEEIKNPSKSLPLGIVGSVLIVSVIYCLMALSLCMMVPYNKISSAASFSVAFQNIGWKWASNIVGVGASLGIVASLLVAMLGQARYLCVIGRARLVPSWFAKVHPTTGTPQNATIFLGFCQASIALFTELSIVLEMISIGTLMVFYLVANALIYHRYAINTNNRPIYTLVFLFLLTSASIGFSICWNFNHLQKWGLPLFGACVIAITAIFHYLMHSGGHDDRSNHEWKVPLMPWPAALSIFLNVFLMATLRKLSYERFGVWTCVITLFYLLYGVHSTYQAEEMGMEGNGDSGISVHCPNSNVEQPKVDIQVL, translated from the exons ATGGCAAACATAAATCATAACAATCAAACCCACATTTATTGTCTCACTACTTATTTCCAAACTCTTTCAAAAACTCCACAAAGACTAAAGAAAAGGGTTCTAGCCACATGGACACCAGACCAAGAATTAAACCAAACAAGGTTAAGGTCTGGTGCTGACATGAAGAGAAAACTCACTTGGTATGACCTCATTGCCCTTGGTGTTGGTGGTATGCTCGGCGTCGGTGTTTTCGTGACAACTGGGCCCGTCGCTAGAGATAAGTCGGGCCCAGCTGTTCTTGTGTCGTACATCATTGCTGGAATATCAGCTCTTTTTTCGTCGTTGTGTTACACCGAATTCTCTATCCAAGTTCCAGTTGCTGGTGGTGCCTTTAGTTATCTAAGAGTCACTTTCG GAGAGTTTGTAGGTTATTTTGCGGGGGCGAATATACTAATGGAGTACGTGTTATCAAATGCTGCGATTGCGAGGAGTTTTACGGAATATTTGTGTACAACAGTTGGTCAAGAAGACCCGAACGCTTGGCGAATTGAAGTAAATGGCTTAATGAAAGGTTACAACATGTTAGATTTCCCAGCTGTTGCTCTCATTGTTCTTCTTACTCTATCCTTATGTCGCAG TACCAAGGAGAGCTCCATCCTAAACATTATAATGACCATATTTCATGTGGTGTTCTTTGGATTTATAATAATTGCTGGTATATGCTATGGGAAAACAGAAAACTTAATCCAGCCAGCTGGGTTAGCTCCATATGGTGCGAAAGGCGTCATCGATGGTGCAGCCATCGTGTACTTCAGTTACATTGGCTACGATTCAGTGTCCACAATGGCCGAAGAGATCAAAAACCCTTCAAAAAGCCTTCCATTAGGCATAGTTGGCTCAGTTCTAATAGTTTCAGTAATCTATTGCCTTATGGCATTGTCTTTATGCATGATGGTTCCCTATAACAAG ATATCGAGTGCGGCGTCATTTTCGGTTGCTTTTCAAAACATTGGGTGGAAATGGGCTAGCAACATAGTTGGAGTGGGAGCAAGTTTGGGGATTGTTGCATCTCTTCTTGTAGCAATGCTTGGTCAAGCTCGGTATTTGTGTGTCATTGGTAGAGCTCGGTTAGTGCCATCCTGGTTCGCTAAGGTTCACCCTACAACGGGCACTCCTCAAAATGCAACAATCTTTTTAG GGTTTTGTCAAGCATCCATAGCATTATTCACAGAGCTCAGCATTGTACTAGAGATGATCTCAATTGGGACCCTCATGGTGTTCTACCTAGTGGCCAACGCTCTTATTTACCACCGTTACGCGATCAACACCAACAATCGACCAATTTACACGCTTGTCTTCCTTTTTCTCCTCACGAGTGCCTCAATCGGGTTCTCAATTTGTTGGAACTTCAACCACCTACAAAAATGGGGATTGCCACTATTTGGCGCTTGTGTGATCGCTATCACTGCAATTTTTCACTACTTGATGCATTCTGGTGGTCACGATGATCGATCAAATCATGAATGGAAGGTCCCGTTGATGCCATGGCCGGCTGCACTTTCTATATTTTTGAATGTATTTCTTATGGCCACTTTAAGAAAGTTGTCATATGAGAGATTTGGTGTGTGGACTTGTGTCATAACTTTATTTTATTTGTTGTATGGAGTTCATTCTACATATCAAGCTGAAGAAATGGGAATGGAAGGTAATGGTGATAGTGGTATTAGTGTACATTGTCCTAATTCAAATGTAGAGCAACCAAAGGTTGATATTCAAGtgctttaa